From one Peptoniphilaceae bacterium AMB_02 genomic stretch:
- a CDS encoding ABC transporter ATP-binding protein has product MVIKLKHVGKSFGEKILYTDLNIELKEGEVFALIGPNGVGKTTLMRLIMDWDLDYTGEIERKEGLSIGYSPEIPEFPQILKGREVLEYFMEVRKFSKKDRMEKSKELMEIVGLNLEKDTPVVNYSKGMKQRLAVAQALIGDPDLLLLDEPSAGLDFFGQIQMQKLIARLKEKNKTIILNSHLLYDVEKVCDRGIIIMGNERYMDFNRDEFKEKGLEEMFLDFAKEENYVSAD; this is encoded by the coding sequence GTGGTAATTAAATTAAAGCATGTAGGCAAATCGTTTGGGGAGAAGATTCTATATACGGATTTAAATATTGAGTTAAAAGAGGGAGAAGTGTTTGCGCTCATTGGTCCAAATGGTGTGGGCAAGACTACTCTTATGAGATTGATAATGGACTGGGATTTGGATTATACCGGCGAGATAGAAAGAAAAGAGGGTTTAAGTATTGGATATTCTCCGGAAATTCCCGAGTTTCCTCAAATACTCAAAGGGAGGGAAGTTCTTGAGTATTTTATGGAAGTAAGAAAGTTTAGTAAAAAGGATAGAATGGAGAAGTCAAAAGAGTTGATGGAAATAGTAGGACTAAATCTAGAAAAAGATACACCGGTAGTCAACTATTCAAAGGGGATGAAACAAAGACTTGCAGTTGCCCAAGCGCTTATTGGCGATCCTGATTTACTGCTACTGGATGAACCTTCTGCCGGATTGGACTTCTTTGGACAAATACAGATGCAGAAGCTGATAGCAAGACTTAAAGAGAAGAATAAGACGATAATATTAAACTCCCATTTATTATATGATGTGGAAAAAGTTTGTGATAGAGGGATAATCATAATGGGAAATGAGAGATATATGGATTTTAATAGGGATGAATTTAAGGAGAAAGGTTTAGAAGAGATGTTTCTTGATTTTGCGAAGGAGGAGAATTATGTTAGCGCTGATTAA
- a CDS encoding thioredoxin-like domain-containing protein has protein sequence MKHKLLFFVFITFLLVFTTFCKKVDSNKEHIKEEEPAISVEDSSETEKTVTEFNSISFEGYELDTDNVVGKEQFLSKEINFITIWQPGCGPCKIELEAFEVSYKKHPEVNFIGLSIAESNEEVKDKINELGLSFNNFRATEKFLESVKDTIKSTPTLLIVDKNGLDIIPMTVGINSNLGTKDDFVHYIDSTIEGISNEKE, from the coding sequence ATGAAGCATAAATTATTATTTTTTGTCTTTATAACTTTTTTGCTTGTTTTTACAACCTTTTGTAAAAAGGTCGATAGTAATAAAGAACATATTAAGGAAGAAGAGCCGGCGATAAGTGTTGAAGATTCATCAGAAACGGAAAAAACTGTTACCGAATTTAATTCAATATCATTCGAAGGGTACGAATTGGATACAGACAATGTTGTAGGTAAAGAACAATTTTTAAGTAAAGAGATAAATTTTATAACTATATGGCAACCAGGTTGTGGTCCTTGTAAAATCGAGCTTGAGGCTTTTGAAGTATCATATAAAAAGCATCCGGAGGTCAATTTTATTGGATTGTCAATTGCTGAATCAAATGAGGAAGTAAAGGATAAAATAAACGAACTGGGACTAAGTTTCAATAATTTTAGGGCTACTGAAAAATTTTTAGAGTCAGTTAAAGATACTATAAAAAGCACTCCGACATTGCTAATTGTGGATAAAAATGGATTGGATATAATACCTATGACAGTTGGTATTAATAGTAATTTAGGTACTAAGGATGATTTTGTACATTATATTGATAGTACGATAGAAGGGATAAGTAATGAAAAGGAGTAA
- a CDS encoding sortase, with the protein MKRSKWLIIEIVAAIILVVLVLFFVKRKMEDRKYLEEQQKLQVSIKSVASEEVKINDTHESDLTDKQNQLEEDLQRRELEKIERENNISKRMYSELNKEFNSVLAIIEIPNSNILFPIVQGEDNEFYLNHGKDGEYHPFGEVFLDYINKPDFSDYNTVIYGHNIRSAKAIFNALLHYENQEYYDMHKFIKIHNGDGLSTYQVVSVFRADPDENYREVSFKSDKDFNAFLDEYHKRSVVQTDPITGDNMITLSTCFTNDDRLVIQAVKINR; encoded by the coding sequence ATGAAAAGGAGTAAGTGGCTCATTATTGAAATAGTGGCTGCAATAATCCTGGTTGTACTAGTATTGTTTTTTGTGAAACGCAAAATGGAAGATAGGAAATACCTGGAGGAACAACAAAAACTACAAGTATCTATTAAGTCTGTTGCAAGTGAAGAAGTGAAGATAAATGATACTCACGAATCAGATTTAACGGATAAACAAAATCAGCTTGAAGAGGATTTACAAAGAAGAGAGCTTGAAAAGATTGAAAGAGAAAATAATATAAGTAAAAGAATGTATAGTGAACTTAATAAGGAATTTAACAGTGTTTTGGCTATAATAGAAATTCCGAATTCCAATATATTATTTCCCATAGTTCAAGGTGAAGATAACGAATTTTACTTGAATCACGGTAAAGATGGAGAGTATCATCCTTTTGGAGAAGTGTTTTTAGATTATATTAATAAACCGGATTTCTCAGATTATAATACAGTTATATATGGGCACAATATAAGATCTGCAAAGGCCATTTTTAATGCATTATTACATTATGAAAATCAAGAGTATTATGATATGCATAAATTTATCAAGATTCACAATGGGGATGGTTTAAGCACTTATCAAGTAGTGTCTGTATTTAGGGCAGATCCTGATGAAAATTACAGGGAGGTATCCTTTAAAAGTGATAAAGACTTCAATGCATTTTTAGATGAATACCATAAAAGAAGCGTTGTACAAACTGACCCGATAACAGGAGATAATATGATTACTTTATCCACATGTTTTACAAATGATGACCGGCTAGTTATACAAGCGGTTAAAATCAACAGATAG
- a CDS encoding phospholipase D-like domain-containing protein codes for MISKQIDLFTKDINIPEDSSTLHITYEDKRVEMSIEEIFDAERFDSFIGVTYSITPEFMNEYLSKFDSSLVIVGIFDENSRYEANLMAKNIQSQFARDLSLEAVELYQDLSTGVKDKLDKKKMEVKVPTPFTIHSKFYLLENSEGENRIILGSANLSNRAFDKKIPQFENILIFDNSPLYEIYLEYFEEDLSPILSDYFPSEVLKLNAREIKKITKDEVVNIDRVFALTNENIEKIRSKAPLDTINNLKEKVAIGAVPDSIFNEMKNIDSDKGLIDNTQKEKTQIDDMAYELVKESINPRLKVPNLKKTLDIPKIVSKKLKVISSSIQEEHLLRMELYSKPRERNLASEKTGLFVPMKSNKNRLQVFGKKASADEVKESLGILNRFMSTFDDFVYKYNDGYGQRIMEVLLYAFTSPFLYELKQMLELPESRLDIPQFLFIGGTAGSGKSSLLKVLTKMIGLDDKPYWVFDSLYEGHNDKSNKINILRSWMSEENVNPIMVDEINPWFFTNNNYGTDLIKTVANKNVNQVSASPVLIGTTNSDGYSLPAEARRRSYFLKIDKIFDPDHRRDSQKVYQNIYDEINDTLFLDFIYRMSLRLENSDEYDWNHFSESCGLIDFLYQAREIFKEYYRESNMPLPRYFPTDRYSDDSESAQEKWRKLYKSSSKQYFTFDEKSNHLFFKLSTIDENSFQMYGGKKLSQIYADAMPQKILIGSSQGVTDIELDTNGFFEWIDESNPFKDYYKNSLLDYYQNQKSQFEENNTEIIFKLEKLSDDESLLKKYLEHIPDDIVLSVDEDILKLDKPGFYEWQGLEYKLSLFSRIFGG; via the coding sequence TTGATTAGCAAACAAATCGATTTATTTACAAAAGACATTAACATACCCGAAGATAGCTCGACACTTCATATTACATATGAGGACAAGAGAGTTGAGATGTCTATTGAAGAGATATTTGATGCAGAAAGATTTGATTCATTTATTGGCGTAACTTACTCAATAACACCCGAATTCATGAATGAATATTTATCTAAGTTTGACTCTTCACTTGTAATAGTAGGTATTTTTGATGAAAATTCAAGATATGAAGCGAATCTGATGGCAAAGAATATTCAATCCCAATTCGCTAGAGACCTTTCCTTAGAAGCAGTGGAACTTTATCAAGATCTAAGTACCGGCGTTAAAGATAAGTTGGATAAAAAGAAAATGGAAGTTAAAGTCCCTACCCCATTTACCATTCATTCAAAGTTTTACCTATTGGAAAATAGCGAAGGAGAAAATAGAATTATTCTTGGTTCAGCCAATCTTTCAAATAGAGCTTTTGACAAAAAGATACCTCAGTTTGAAAATATACTCATCTTTGATAATAGTCCACTATATGAGATTTATCTTGAATACTTTGAGGAAGATTTATCTCCAATTCTTAGCGATTACTTTCCAAGCGAAGTTCTAAAACTTAACGCCAGAGAAATAAAAAAGATAACAAAGGATGAAGTTGTTAATATAGACAGAGTCTTTGCCCTTACAAATGAAAATATAGAAAAAATTCGCTCGAAAGCTCCTCTAGATACTATCAATAATTTAAAGGAAAAAGTTGCTATAGGTGCCGTACCGGATTCTATTTTTAATGAAATGAAGAATATAGATAGCGATAAAGGTTTGATTGACAATACCCAAAAAGAAAAGACTCAAATTGATGATATGGCTTATGAACTTGTTAAAGAGTCAATAAATCCAAGGCTTAAGGTCCCTAATCTGAAAAAGACCTTAGATATTCCAAAAATCGTAAGCAAGAAGCTTAAAGTTATTTCATCGAGTATTCAAGAAGAACACTTGTTAAGGATGGAGTTGTACAGTAAACCGAGAGAGAGGAATTTAGCCTCTGAAAAAACCGGATTATTCGTGCCTATGAAATCTAATAAAAACAGACTACAAGTCTTTGGCAAAAAAGCTTCCGCTGATGAAGTCAAAGAGTCACTTGGTATTCTAAATAGATTTATGAGTACCTTCGACGATTTCGTCTATAAATACAATGATGGTTACGGACAAAGGATTATGGAAGTCCTGCTGTATGCATTTACTTCCCCATTTTTATACGAGCTTAAACAAATGCTTGAACTTCCGGAAAGTAGACTTGATATACCTCAGTTTTTATTTATCGGAGGAACAGCAGGATCAGGTAAATCATCATTATTAAAAGTGCTGACTAAGATGATTGGTCTGGATGACAAGCCTTATTGGGTTTTTGATAGTTTGTATGAAGGACATAATGATAAATCAAATAAAATCAATATATTAAGAAGCTGGATGTCTGAAGAAAATGTTAATCCTATTATGGTCGATGAAATTAATCCATGGTTTTTTACAAATAATAATTACGGTACTGATTTAATAAAGACTGTTGCCAATAAAAATGTAAATCAGGTAAGTGCATCCCCCGTACTTATTGGAACAACAAACTCCGACGGTTACTCGCTCCCGGCAGAAGCCAGAAGGCGTAGTTATTTCTTAAAAATCGATAAAATCTTTGATCCGGATCATAGAAGGGATTCTCAAAAAGTCTATCAAAATATATATGACGAAATCAACGATACGTTATTCTTGGACTTTATCTATAGAATGTCTCTCAGATTGGAAAATAGCGATGAGTATGATTGGAATCATTTTTCTGAATCATGTGGTCTGATAGATTTCTTATATCAAGCTCGAGAGATTTTTAAGGAATACTATAGAGAATCAAATATGCCACTGCCAAGGTATTTCCCTACAGACAGATATAGCGACGATAGTGAGTCTGCACAAGAAAAATGGAGGAAGCTGTATAAGAGCTCGTCAAAACAGTACTTTACTTTTGATGAGAAATCAAATCATCTATTTTTTAAACTCTCAACCATTGACGAGAACTCATTTCAAATGTATGGCGGAAAAAAATTATCTCAGATTTATGCAGACGCAATGCCTCAGAAAATATTAATCGGTTCTTCTCAGGGTGTAACAGATATAGAACTTGATACAAACGGATTTTTTGAATGGATAGATGAATCCAACCCATTCAAAGATTATTACAAGAATAGTCTATTGGACTACTACCAAAACCAAAAGTCGCAATTCGAGGAAAATAATACCGAAATTATTTTCAAGTTAGAAAAACTCTCAGATGATGAATCACTTTTAAAAAAGTACTTAGAGCATATTCCTGACGACATCGTCTTAAGTGTTGATGAAGATATTCTTAAATTGGATAAACCCGGATTCTACGAATGGCAGGGATTAGAATATAAGCTATCCCTTTTCAGTAGGATATTCGGAGGTTAA